The DNA segment AGAGTGTTCTTGGGATTATTCTGGGAGGTGGAGCAGGCACGCGGCTCTACCCTCTTACCAAGAAGAGGGCGAAGCCTGCGGTTCCCCTGGGGGCGAATTATAGGCTCATTGATATTCCCGTCAGCAATTGCTTGAACAGTAACATATCCAAGATATATGTTCTCACCCAATTTAATTCCGCTTCTCTCAATCGCCATCTTTCCCGGGCTTATGCCAGTAACATGGGTGGGTACAAGAATGAAGGGTTTGTTGAAGTTCTTGCTGCTCAGCAGAGTCCTGAGAACCCCAACTGGTTTCAGGTAAGAACATCGTGCTTCAGTGGTGTGCTTGGAAACTCATTTTTTGGAATTCCTGCAATCTCTTCAATTCTATTGTTTCTGtttgatttcaaaaattccattcCCCCTTTCTTTCAATTGCTTAATGCTGTTTTTGGGTACTTAGGTATCCCAGTACTGATAGAAGACTAGTTGAAAATTGACtctttttttggattttgtCATGTGACAATGCAACAAAATGTCATATTTCGCCTCCGTATAATGTCGGTTTTTTGCATATGCCTGATGTGGATAATTATATCCCTTTGCTTCCAAAGCCTTAGTATTTTTGCATGACATCGGTCGCATATTCTTGTTTATATGTGATGTTCTATACTTCATGGAAACAGGCATTGTCTAGAAAATTGTTTCGGTTAATCCTCTATTTGTAAAGTTTTCCCTTGTTTGCTGGGTGTTTCACATGAAATTTGGTTTATGGATTTACAGGGAACAGCTGATGCTGTCAGGCAGTATTTATGGCTGTTTGAGGAACACAATGTTCTTGAATTCCTTGTTCTTGCTGGGGACCATTTGTATCGAATGGATTATGAGAGATTTATTCAAGCACACAGAGAAACTGATGCTGATATCACTGTGGCCGCACTGCCAATGGATGAAAAACGAGCCACTGCATTTGGTCTAATGAAGATTGATGAGGAAGGCCGTATAATTGAATTTGCAGAGAAACCAAAAGGAGAGCAATTGAAAGCTATGAAGGTAGATGATATTTGAAATAAACATTCGTATTAATTTATGCTTTTGTGTTCCTCTATTCTACAATTTTGTAGTTTTAAAGTTGGTTAAGAAGGCTGATACGTTTTCCTTTCTGAACTGTTCCTTTTAAGGTCGATACTACCATCCTGGGTCTTGATGATGAGAGAGCTAAAGAAATGCCTTACATTGCTAGTATGGGTATATATGTCGTCAGCAAAGATGTGATGTTAGATCTGCTTCGGGACCAGTTTCCTGGGGCCAATGATTTTGGAAGTGAAGTTATACCAGGGGCAACTTCCCTCGGATTGAGAGTATGTGTTCCTTTACTTTTAACAATTTCCTCTTAAATACCCATCATCGTTCTTGTTTTATGTAACTATAGCCGCCCAGTCAACCATGTGCATTGTATTGGGCTTTACGTCGAGAGGTATTTCAGTCACTTAGTAGCCCTACTCATATTGCATTGGTATGCATCCCAACAGCGATGATGGTATGTCATAGGCAGCCGAGTCCTATTCCTTCTCAACTgctaatcttatttttaataactattttctAACTAATATCACagaatattttctatatgaaaTGACAACTTTAGCTGAATATTGTTTTATTGCTTCTTGACTGAAAGCCTGAAAGCCTTTACTGACATAACTGATTGAATCCACTGGAAAGAAACTTCAGTTGACAAGTCAATAGTTTATGATCACTGGAAATTCCGATAatcaaaatgttattttatctGCATTTGCCTTCTTAAGAGAACTTTCATAGAGTCAAATTGCTGCATAATCTCTGTAGGTGCAAGCTTACTTGTATGATGGCTACTGGGAAGACATTGGTACAATTGAGGCTTTTTATAACGCTAATTTGGGGATCACAAAGAAGCCGGTGCCAGATTTCAGGTAGTTTTACAGCCCATCAGACTGTATACTGTGAATTTTGATCTCTGTTCAACAGTTTCTTTCATTACCACATTTCTGATGCagtttatgatattaatatggTTTTGAACTTAAATTGCAGCTTCTACGACCGTTCCTCTCCAATCTACACCCAACCTCGATATTTGCCCCCATCTAAGATGCTTGATGCTGATGTAACCGATAGTGTTATTGGTGAGGGCTGTGTGATTAAGGTAAGTTACACATGGGCAAGACAGGTCTCTTGCTGTGTTTCATAGTTGGTGTCACATGCTTATGAAGGCTTTTTATAATTGTTGATTATGCAGTTAAGTAAGTTCCTTGTTCACCCTTTTCTGTGCATGCAGAACTGTAAAATCCATCATTCTGTGGTAGGGCTCCGATCTTGCATATCAGAGGGTGCAATTATAGAAGATACACTATTGATGGGAGCAGATTATTATGAGGTAGTACTAAGAGAAAACCGGCAAGTTTTACTTTTTGACCTTTTGAATGTTTCTATTGCTCAGAATTTCATACCTTGtagttatatttggttccttATTAGTGCCgaggaaaggaaaataattttctcatatttggttgtaccatgaaaaatatatatataaaaaaaaatcacatgaaaataaaattagttaaaaacttactcatttttaaatatgagttgaaataagtgaaatgagtttgaaatgacatataaaaatagttttttgactttagacctattttttatttttattcactttttgtttccttttattctatttaatttttgcCCTTGCATCAgatttttcgggaaccaaacatagcccaTATGTTGAAGTGTTGGGGATTTGAATTGTTTCAATTGATGATTATACTCTAATACTCTTTGCCATTGGGGTAATTGGCTTTTTATAATCTTCTTGTTCCAGACGGATGCTGACAGGCGGTTTCTAATGGCAAAAGGTAGTGTTCCAATTGGTATCGGTAAGAACTCTCACATCAAAAGAGCGATCATCGACAAGAATGCTCGCATCGGGGACAATGTGAAGGTTGTGATTTTAATTAACTTAGCATGgattatttttcatcaatttcgTTTTCTACTGGTAATGTTGCTATGATGATGAggttgtgattttaatttagcGAAGAAATTTGTTATTTCAGATCATCAATAGTGATAATGTGCAAGAAGCGGCAAGGGAAACGGATGGATATTTCATTAAGAGCGGAATAGTCACGGTAATCAAGGATGCCTTGCTTCCTAGTGGAACCATCATCTAGAACGCTTTCTCGGTGCAAAATAAGCATGCTCCCCTTGCTTTCCGGCTTGAGTGATGAAAGAGCAGCTTTACTTGAAGCTAGTTCGATCTTTTGATTTTGCTGTATATTTCCACGTTTGTTGAACCTGAAtggttaggtttttttttttctttctttctttttctcatctCTTCTCATATTAGTTTGGTCTTTCCCCTCCCCCCAttctcattttaataaaatcggTCCCATAACTGAGAAATGAGAAGATAAAACTGTTGGAAGATACACCATTTCTGCGTTTCAGATGACTAGCATTTATCAAAACAATCTCAGATGAACTGTTATTCACACCAATCATTTGGGTTCAATACAATCTGAATTCCCATATTCTTACAGTCAAGTAAAAGAGCAAACAGAAAGTGAAACTCTTGCAGAGGCCCTGCTCCAACATGTACCGGAGCTTCAACTGTGAAATGAATCCTCAAGGCTGCTCATGCAAGGAAGGCATAGCAAAAACTATACTGACCGAGTCTTGACAGTTCACTTCTGTGTACATTATGCAGAATGCAAGATGAATCCACACTTTGCTTTCAGCTAGAAAAGGACTACAAATTCAATGATGCCAAACACCCAAAACCAGTTCAACCGCAGGCTAGTCAGAAAGCTACCAAAACATGCTGTCAACCTGCATGGGATCCAAATTCATTAGTCATAAGTCCCTttcaaaaatcaacaactatgAATGGCCATGGACCATGGTGACCAGACTGTTGAGTAACTAGGGTGAAGTATCTTCATTAAAACTTCTATGCCAACAGAGTAAAACTTTTCACCAATTAGAAAGAATTCTACCATTCACAGTAGTAATATTCTTCATGTATGCCTCTCATTCAGACTCATTGCAGCACACACATCCATTAAAGAAAACCAGAATATTTAACTTGTTCAGGGCAACAAAAATTAATGTTTATGGATGTTCCACATCCTCCAAGATCATGCTTGTATGTCACAGGCAGCCTCAGAGCTACTTCCTTGTAGCTGAAATTAATCAGGGTGCTTAAGACACTATGTAATCAAAGTAAACCTCTGTTAACTCTTCAGGATTCTTTGGCCAGCATTTTCCTCCATTTATCCTTAAGGTCCACTGGGGTTCGAGTCCCATCAAATACATGTCGtccaaattccaaaattttcctCCAAGGAAGATTTTTGTCTCCAGTAGCTGAGAATTTCTGCACTCCTTCCTGCAGCAGGGaagtacttaattttttttttcttttttgataagcaaataaTGCAGATATATTAAAAAGTGCCAAAAGACAGCCCATCAAAGTACATGGGGCATATATAAAGAGCGCCAAAAAACATAATCAACAAGAGAGAACACAAATATCAACTCCCTCTCTTAgcaagaacccaaccaatcgacaaaatcaaataaatacatAGAACCTATATCTATGTGTATCTTCACCCatgaaaacaaatttctaaGAAAAGAGTTCTTCAAATCTTGAACCAAATGCCTCTTGTTATCAAACTACCTTTGATTTTCCTTTCATTCTCAATGAAGTTATGCCAAAAGCTCAGAGAATTTCCCCATTTATCGATACAAGCCATGCACAGACGGTCAAAACAGAAATAAAGACAAGATGCAAAAACATTGCCCAGCAAGCCCCAAAGGCAACCCAACCCTTGAAAAGCTAGAGTATTTCGTTAGTGTACATCTTgtacatttcttttttattgcactgcaatatattttattgtttattatttacctatcaaatgTGTACATTTCAAAATAACCTAGAAACTCAATTAAACtgctttgttttttaatatactaATCAGCCACTATAGGGGATAGAAAAACTAACTTAAAATGGAAAGAAGGATAGTTTTAAACTCTTCCCTGTAACAGAAACAAGGCAGGAAGCCATACGCAGAACTCATACCTTTAACATTTCTTCCTCATCAGTTTTCCATAGTAGTTTCTTTCGCCTCTCATTTGGAAATATTTGGTTTGTTCTGCAAATTTGAACAAGAAGTTTTCATTGTCAAAATTTAGCACCTACCACTAACTATAACAAAacaatgtgtgtgtgtgtgtgtgtgtatatatgaTAAATCAGTAACTCACAACTGCTTAGAAGGCCCTCGAGGTTGTATTGACTTGCTAGAGACAATAACTTCCTTAGTCCCGTCTCCAGCATTCTTCTCTGCATTATTATGTAGATCAGGAGATGATTTCTTTTGTGAATCAACATTTTGAGACACCATTTTGTTTTTAGCTCTTTGTCCAACATGCCTCTGATGTGTTAACAAAGTTCTAGCACCTCTGCATGAATCTATTATTCGAAACCCAATATTAACTTTTTCATGCACCAGTGATGCGGGATCTCCTCCGGGTATGGCAGTGGTAGTTTCTTGTGCTTGTGGCTGCATCTGTTCTTCTTCCTCTCTTCTGCCAAGATTCTCTTCAGTCATCTTTGCATCAACTTTCTTTCCTTTGGTTAAGACACTAAAATCACCATCTAAAGTTGTTTCTTCTTCCAAGTGACAATCATTCAAAGGTTCTGCTTCCTGTTGATCTTCAGCAACTCCCTCATCTTGGCAGTCACCAACTTCTCTAGAATGCTCTTCTTGTATCATCTCTCTTACTTTTACAGCTGCCAATTGCTTCACCCCATCAAATTTTTGGTTTGCTACAAACCCCTGAAATGACCCATCAGCTGATGTTGTCCCTTCTTCTCTACTATATAAATTGCCATCACCGTCATCAACAGAGGACTTCATGTGCCATTGATGTTGAGCCACTATCTGATGCTGCTCAAAATCAAGAGCAAACCCATCTTGTTGATCTTTCTCTGCTTGTACAGACTGATTATAAACTTCATCATAATCCAACCTATACTCATTCTCATTGCAACTTCTTTCACTTGTAGATGGAGGTTTTTTCCCATTGCTACTCTTAGTTTTTTCCTTCTGTTGGTTGCCACATAATGCTTTTGTGTCTAAGAAAGTTGATAGAGCTTTCTTTGAGGACATGGCTCTTTTCCTCGCTTCATTAGACTTTGCTATTGCACACCTATACCAGCAATAGGGGCAATAGAAATCTCCCATATCATCAAATGCAGCAGAACAGTTCATACACTTCTCATGGACAGCTAACCGGCAGACTCGATCACTACAAACCAAAACCTCTCCACCTTCACCACACTTTATACACTTGCTTTGCTGTGTCCATTCTATTTCCATCCAAGCTTGAGTAGACATGTCCCAAGAGCCTGAAGCACCTGACTGTTTTGTGCCCACAATAGTCTCACCACTTGAATTAGGAGCTAACTGGTGAGCTTGTTCACCATTGTAGTGACTTGATGTTTCAAGCAGACTGCTATGCAGGCTATTGTCATTGGCACACTCAGGCCGAGCATTGCCTTGGGAGCAGCCGGGACTAATTTCAGAGGAGCAGGGCTGTGTAGACACGTAGCATGATCTCTCAGAATGAGTGATCTCAGGTGAATTAGCAGATAGGATACTTTCATGAgcaacttttttttcctttacctTTTCAATGAAGAACAATATAGCAATTCACAACAACATATAGAACCCATGGGGGAGTGATTTTGAGAGGGTGTTGGAATTGCTTTATAATGCTTAGAAGCAATTCTTTGTAGAAATTGGGTGTTCTTGGGAGAGATTTTGAGGAGGGCTATAAGTGTTTTCTAATCCATAGAAATTAGGTATTAGTATTTggcaaattttttaaaatctaaataatcATTTGAAATCACCTCCCAggtaattttttcaaaaatcactttttttttttttttttgttatataacacattattaaaaataatatcaaaacgCTTTTTGGCTTATATCCAAACAAAAaccttatgtttggtttttgaaaattttaagagaaTGCCGagcaaagaaaataaggaagaaaaatagggaggtgaaggaaaatacaaaatggatttaaagttaataaattattttgatgaaatatttgaaaatagaaaatgcataagtttttaaataattttaatcatatttgattttgtttaaattttctttcgTACATTTCATgtaaaccaaacatgaaaaagaaaaatggtattAATAAGTAAAATTCTACTAATGAAAGTGCTACTAATAATTTTCCTTAgcaaattttttccttttctcctggAACTAGGTGATTTTCCTTCAAAACGACCAATAAAAGTAGCTTGAGACTAAAAGTGGTTCAATCGTTATCACTCCCAATCCTACTCTTACCCATAATCGTAACAGTCCGGGATGTAAGTCATCAAAGCAAccagaaaaacaaaacaatataagACATCACTCATTTTTGAATccctgtttggttggtgagaaatgtaggacaaagaaaagaaaacaattaagaaCAAGGGCATAGACACAAACCTAAGTGAATTGAAGTGGAATTACAAGTGACTGTGAATAGAAATACCAGATTGTGGAGAGGAATCGCGAGTGTGGAGGGTTTCGGAGGAATTGTAGAAGTCCAAACCCTGGCAGCCCTGGCTTTCCTTTTCATCcttgtttcatttttctttcgtAATCCTACGAAATCGAGTTTAAGTCCAAAATAATCCAttggttgaatttttttttcaagtaccgTCTCGaaatatttgtaaaactaaGCTTTTGTATCACGTAAGTATTTATATGAGGTTTTTTTTAGTGTAAAAAATCACTATTGGTGACTGTGATTTTAAAAGTTGCAGAAACATCCTTAAAACCATAGTCATagactgtggttttacaatttttcttaaaactacaattagtaactgtggtttcaaaattatttttaatccacgTCCGTTTTAATGGTATTgcgattttaatattatttttaaaatatttttttatcataataaccataaaaccatagttaataactttggttttaaaaatattataaaaatcacAGTCACAGAcggtggttttacaattttctttaaaaccacagttacggattgtggttttacaattttctttcaaaccacGGTTATGGattgtggttttacaattttctttaaaaccacagtcacatactgtggttttataattttctttcaaaccacaattactaactgtggtttcacaaatatttttaaggagaACTCATGTAACCATAACTAAAAAAAGTATGAGATTTTagaactttgtttttttatttttaattttagtgtaaattatggatgtaccaaaatttcttaacgtTGTACCAAATTTCCTTGAAGTTTATTTTGGAGTGGGGaaaatttcttacaattttccattgtcagttgaaaattatttttttttacaaattatccttaataaattttttcgttacgactattttaaaattttatatatatatatatatatatatatatatatatatatatatatatatatatatatatatatatatatatatatatatatatattatctttagtttttcttctcctcctcaTCCAAAGTCAACATATGTCCATAGTCGAGACGAGATATCTAAGCTTCTGAAGCGAATCCCTTCTTTCACCAAAAAAGAGCCCCAATACAAAACATGGGGTACTCTTTCCAGTTATGCAATGGATCCGAGTCGAGATAGACGACAATCCCAATCGATCCTTCATAGTACGATTTTTGTACTGTACTCTAGACACCGCTATTGCTTGCATTCTCCATATGCAAGACTACACGACTTTTGAAACGACAGAAGTGGTAAGTCGTCTCCctctttttcacttattttgccTTAGTCTCTTATTTTACAACGATTTCTCTGTTTGCCCCCCAGGTGATAGCTAGAGTCCGAAACCTTATATGACAACGCTCTCACATTTTCCACTGACTGGAAGTAGTCAGGACCATAAGGGCATATGTTACCCATAACATGGATGGAAATAAGGATCTCTTTGCCAGCTTAGAGACAGCGAAGAGCGAGGTCGCTACTGCTTGGAAGCTTAATGAAGAAGGAGTCGGTCTACTAAGAAAGACAGAAAGAGAATGAGGTAGTTCAGGCTGAAGCTCATCGACTAGCTGAAGAGAAAGAAGTTATGCTTGTTGACAAGAACCAGGCTGAAGAAGAAACTATCCGGCTGAGGTAGGAGCTGCAGGATCTCCGGACAGAATATGCTGCTCATAAAGAAGACTTGAGGGCAGACCACCAAAAGCCGATGGATGATATGTTCTTCTATGACTACCGATGTTGTATGAAGAAGCATGACATCGCCCAGGATACTCCCAACTTCCCCTTTGATGACGAGGATGAGTTTTTAGGCGGCTCTACCCAAGGAGGAGGACAGACTTCAGGAGATGGTCCATCTGCCGAGCcaacttgattttctttgtatttgttCATTTTGGCTAGTTGTGGCCTAGATTTCTAAATTTGTAAATACAATGGATACTTCtattaatttgaatacactTGCTTTAGTCGTTTGTCTctgatatattatttttgtctcAAACTTTATTGATAGTATCGCTTTAAGTTGGCTGCATTCCACGGACGGAGCAGGGGTACACTGTCTATCGTTTGAAGATGGTATGCCCTTGAGTTTTCAGCCTTAGTTACAACATGCAACCCTTCCTAATTAGCTTGTAGCTTTTTGGCATCTATTTCGGTTGTGTTCTCAAAGATTTTTTTGAGGACTAAAGTTCCTGGTCGAAAAAACTGTGGTCGTGCCTTTTTGTTGTATTGAGAGATCGCCCTCTTATGGTAAGAAGCCATCCAGATAGCTGCGTCTCCTCGCATTTTGTTTGCCCAATCTAGTTGTCTTATGAGTTCTTCATCATTGTCCCTTTGATCTTGCACGACTGTTTTTGCAGTAGGCATGCCAATTTCAGTTGGAATAATAGCCTTCATCCCATGAGCAAGGGCGAAAGGAGTATCTCCTATTAGCTGTCTGGATGTTGTTCGGTAAGCTCATAAGACTCCAAGCAACTCGTCCACccattttccttttgctttttccAACATTTTTCTTCAGTGCATTCAATATGGTTTTGTTTGTCACCTCCGCTTATCCGTTGTTTTGTGGATAGCGAGGCATTGAATATAGATTCTTGATGTTTAACTCCAAGCAAAATGTTCGAAAGACAGTACTGTCAAACTGTGGCCCATTTTCCGTAGCAATCACTCTTGGAACTCCGAATCAGCATACGATGTTTTTCCAGACGAACTTGGAGACATCCTTATCTTTGATGCTGGCATAGGCTTATGCTACCACCCACTTGCTAAAATAGTCGGTTGCAATGAGCAAAAACTTCTTTTGCGTTGTTGCAATGGGCAAGGGGCCGACTATGTCCATCCCCCATTGTGCAAATGGTCAAGGACTTGTGATCGGGTTGAGAGCTTCAAAAGGTACATGGGG comes from the Vitis vinifera cultivar Pinot Noir 40024 chromosome 12, ASM3070453v1 genome and includes:
- the LOC100240927 gene encoding glucose-1-phosphate adenylyltransferase small subunit, chloroplastic encodes the protein MASLSALGVTGVVPTSSKSRDLPSSHRTLSFSSRISGNKITWKASLGSHRRAPVIVSPKAVSDSRNSQTCLDPDASRSVLGIILGGGAGTRLYPLTKKRAKPAVPLGANYRLIDIPVSNCLNSNISKIYVLTQFNSASLNRHLSRAYASNMGGYKNEGFVEVLAAQQSPENPNWFQGTADAVRQYLWLFEEHNVLEFLVLAGDHLYRMDYERFIQAHRETDADITVAALPMDEKRATAFGLMKIDEEGRIIEFAEKPKGEQLKAMKVDTTILGLDDERAKEMPYIASMGIYVVSKDVMLDLLRDQFPGANDFGSEVIPGATSLGLRVQAYLYDGYWEDIGTIEAFYNANLGITKKPVPDFSFYDRSSPIYTQPRYLPPSKMLDADVTDSVIGEGCVIKNCKIHHSVVGLRSCISEGAIIEDTLLMGADYYETDADRRFLMAKGSVPIGIGKNSHIKRAIIDKNARIGDNVKIINSDNVQEAARETDGYFIKSGIVTVIKDALLPSGTII
- the LOC104880931 gene encoding uncharacterized protein LOC104880931 isoform X2, whose protein sequence is MSTQAWMEIEWTQQSKCIKCGEGGEVLVCSDRVCRLAVHEKCMNCSAAFDDMGDFYCPYCWYRCAIAKSNEARKRAMSSKKALSTFLDTKALCGNQQKEKTKSSNGKKPPSTSERSCNENEYRLDYDEVYNQSVQAEKDQQDGFALDFEQHQIVAQHQWHMKSSVDDGDGNLYSREEGTTSADGSFQGFVANQKFDGVKQLAAVKVREMIQEEHSREVGDCQDEGVAEDQQEAEPLNDCHLEEETTLDGDFSVLTKGKKVDAKMTEENLGRREEEEQMQPQAQETTTAIPGGDPASLVHEKVNIGFRIIDSCRGARTLLTHQRHVGQRAKNKMVSQNVDSQKKSSPDLHNNAEKNAGDGTKEVIVSSKSIQPRGPSKQLTNQIFPNERRKKLLWKTDEEEMLKEGVQKFSATGDKNLPWRKILEFGRHVFDGTRTPVDLKDKWRKMLAKES
- the LOC104880931 gene encoding uncharacterized protein LOC104880931 isoform X1; its protein translation is MKRKARAARVWTSTIPPKPSTLAIPLHNLPCSSEISPGCSQGNARPECANDNSLHSSLLETSSHYNGEQAHQLAPNSSGETIVGTKQSGASGSWDMSTQAWMEIEWTQQSKCIKCGEGGEVLVCSDRVCRLAVHEKCMNCSAAFDDMGDFYCPYCWYRCAIAKSNEARKRAMSSKKALSTFLDTKALCGNQQKEKTKSSNGKKPPSTSERSCNENEYRLDYDEVYNQSVQAEKDQQDGFALDFEQHQIVAQHQWHMKSSVDDGDGNLYSREEGTTSADGSFQGFVANQKFDGVKQLAAVKVREMIQEEHSREVGDCQDEGVAEDQQEAEPLNDCHLEEETTLDGDFSVLTKGKKVDAKMTEENLGRREEEEQMQPQAQETTTAIPGGDPASLVHEKVNIGFRIIDSCRGARTLLTHQRHVGQRAKNKMVSQNVDSQKKSSPDLHNNAEKNAGDGTKEVIVSSKSIQPRGPSKQLTNQIFPNERRKKLLWKTDEEEMLKEGVQKFSATGDKNLPWRKILEFGRHVFDGTRTPVDLKDKWRKMLAKES